GTACATCCTTTtagtctgaggctgtgccctctggtcctagattctcccaccacaGGATAGTTCCACTCCACATCCAAAAACAAGACAAAAGTGCGTAAGGAGTGAAATTGAATGAAACATGAAGCCAAAGGATGGGATATACATGTGTTCCTAAAGCATATTGGAAGTTCTGGTATAGATGATACAACAGAGCAGTTTCATCAGAGATGGGAAATGGTATTTGTCTTGGTtttggtttataattgtcacgtgtGTCGAGAATCTGGAAGGGAATATCTACAGGGAAGGGATCGaggaaacacaaaatgcaggagtaacacactgggtcaggcagcatctctggagaaaaggaccatgtgacgttttggttcagaaTCCTCCTTCAGACTTAAAGTTAAAGGAAACAGCTTGTTGGATTTGAAAGATCTGAAGGATTCAATAATATTCAAACATAAAAAGCAGTGCTATGGTTACATGATCCCAGTAGTTTACTTTCTTTagacattcaataagatcatggctgagtcTGTGACCCAAGCACATTGCTCTTCATCCCCAAATACTCTGTTTACTCTGGTGTCGAAACAAATCTATTAATCTCAGCCTTGAGCAAACTCAGTGGCTGAGGTTCTTATTGATATGTTACAGTTCTACAGTGTTACCAGTAATTAGTTAAACATCTGTTCATTGTGTCTGATGGTATCCACAATAAACAAAGTTGCAAGAGCATTATCGTTTGCAATGTTCGCTCTTGTTCCCAGTTAAATTGATGAAAATTAAATTGGCACGTGGTGTGTGTTACTGTGCTCAATGTGGCAATTTAATTTACTATATGGAGATTACTGAAACCTGACCAGCCTGTTGATCTGTGCCACTCACAGATTTGCACATCTACATTCATTATCGCTGGCAACTCATTGTCTGAATCCGGCACTGACAAAAAGGCTACCTTTAAAGCTACGCGCACGAAACACTTAATTTGATTGAATACAGCACTGCATGGAAGTGACACCATCGTTAACAGCACACATAATATTAAAATTGTGTTCCTTGCTGGCAAAGTTCCATTAACTTCTTGTCCTTGCTATTGACTGTGCCTGAAATATTAAACGAGCAGTGTTGATGAACTGTGAATTTCCTTTCATTTACCAATAATCCTCTTTAACCATTTAAAGATCGGCAGCAAAATGGTTCCTATTCTTTTTGAAATAGCGGTGGTGCTATTGGGGCAGATCCGCCCGCACTAGAACTAAGCAACCAACCTTACCGTAAACTGCAGTGACCTTAGTTATATAAAATATTAGTCAATGCACGTAGCCACATCGAAAGCCTTGTAACGTGAAGTGACTAACATTTTCGTTGGAGAAAATCAACGGTTCCAGTTACTTTACAAAAAATACgaaagttgattaaaaaaaacacagcgaACAGTTAAACTTTAGGATCGTTATATTAAGTAGTGCTTGAAAGAAAGCTGGCTGGAAGAATGATCCACTCACACTAACGTTTTGGAGATGTGATTCTTCTCCATTGTTATTCGGGGACTAGCGAACAACAGTTGCAGAAACGATTTTCAGTGGAAGTGAAATCGGACTTTTTGCAACATTTTAAACGGCACTGTATTGCGGACTGCTATACAATTTCAGTGTGGGACGTGCACGCACTCAAAAGACTCATTTTACCATTCTGAAAATGCTTGCCAAATGACAACTTCCTTCTGCACTGTTGACGCAACCAGCTTGAGGGACGGCACCGTGCAATTATTGGCCGAGACTCTTTGTGTCGCTGTGTACCAATGAGGCACCCAGACATTGCCACAGATCCATCCCTCCTCCCCGAACACCGCGCAAGGCGAAGAACCggaaagaaagaaaaagcagTGATTTAGTGTTTACATTCGCCTCTAACAGCCATGTTTTCCCACACAATCTTTCTCAACTACTAGAAGAGGATATCAACTATTCTTCAGGAGATTTTATTTTCGGCATTAGGCTGCATACAGGTGGTTGCAGCGATCTCTCCGTTTGGATTCACACAGCACTCCGAATGCAAGGACTAATTCGGACAGAGAATGCTAACGTGGTCTTTCATTTTCCTGCTTTGTGTCTGCAAAGATGTCTCTGGACAGATCCGTTATTCAATTCTTGAAGAGTTGGAGCGAGGGGCCTTTGTTGGGAATGTcgccaaggatttagatttagacGTGAAGGATTTTGCTAATCGCAAACCGCGGATAATATCCGAGGCAAGTGAGCGGTATTTTAAGGTAAATTTAGATAACGGTGATCTGTGTGTGAATATtaagatagatagagagaaactCTGTGGACAGAACAGTAAATGCGTTCTGAGTAATGACATTATGCTTGATAACCCCGTGGTGTTGTACAGCGCCGAAGTCGAGATATTGGATATAAATGATAATGCCCCCAGATTCTCGAATGAGGAGCTACGTTTGGAGATCGTGGAATCGGTGGCGCCGGGTACGAGCTTTTTGCTCCCGAGCGCGCACGATCCCGACGTGGGCACTAACTCCATCAGCACTTACCATCTGAACGCCAATCAACATTTCGCCTTAGAAGTCAAAAACAGCAGCGACGGCAGTATAACTGCAGTCCTGGTGCTGACTAAGCCTTTGGACAGGGAGATACAGGCAACCCATCGATTACTTCTGACAGCCATTGACGGCGGGACCCCAGTGAGATCGGGCACGGCGAAAATCATCATCAATGTCCTTGATGTCGACGACAATTGGCCCGTGTTCGACCAGGCCATCTACAAGGCGAAGTTACCAGAAAACGTCCCGGTCGGTACGGTAGTCATCAAACTCAACGCCACTGACTTGGACGAAGGTCCCAATGGCGACATCAACTATTCATTTAGTAGCAGCACCCCGGCTAGAGTACGTGATCTCTTTAGCCTGGGTGCCAAGACGGGAGAGATGAGAATAAAAGGAAGGTTGGACTTTGAGGAAAACAGTTTTTACGAGATTAACGTAGAAGCCAAGGACAGTGTTCATTTCTCACTTTGCAAAGTTATCGTGGAGATCAGTGACGTGAACGACAACTCACCCGAGTTAACGCTGATGTCGGTGACAAGCCCCATTCAGGAGGATGAGCCAATTGCGACTTTCGTCGCCCTGATGCGAGTAACGGACCGAGATTCCGCAGAGAACGGGCAGACCCAGTGTCACATTTCGAAAGGCCTACCATTTAATCTCAAAACATCTAAGAAGAACACCTACACGCTCCTCACCAGCCGCAAACTGGACCGAGAGGTGGCAACTCAGTACACGATTGACATAGTGTGCACTGATACAGGGACTCCTCCGCTCTCCactaataaaaccatccttattcATATATCCGATGTTAACGACAATCCACCACGTTTTACCCAGGCTTCGTACACAGTCTATGTGCCAGAGAACAGTCCTGCTGGTTCATCCATCGGCTCTGTCTCCGCTTTCGACCCGGATCAGTATAGAAATTCGTATGTGACCTATTCGATCCTCAACAGCCAAATACATAACGTGCCTGCCTCCGCCTATGTTTCAATTAACTCGGACACCGGAGTGATCTATTCCCAACGCTCTTTTGACTACGAGGAAGTCAAGAACTTCCAGGTCCAAGTTCAAGCTCGGGACTCTGGGTCTCCAGCACTTGATAGCAATGTGACTGTGAACGTGATTATCCTGGACCAGAACGACAACGCACCCCAAGTCATCGCTCCCATGACGAAGAACAATTCTGAAATAAGGTTACCTCGCTTTGCTGATCCGGGTTATCTCGTGACCAAAGTGATGGCTGTAGATGCTGATTCCGGCCAGAACGCTCGGCTGTCCTATCAGTTGCTTCGAGCAACGGATTCAAGTCTATTTACTGTGGCACCCAGTTCGGGAGAAATCAGGACCGCCCGCCCCGTGACGGAAAAGGATGATTACATTCAAAAACTAGTGGTTGCAGTGAAAGACAATGGTCATCCACCCCTCTCCACCACCGTCACCATCAATCTATTGATCACCGAAGATGGTGGGGAAATTCTAAGAGACCACACAACACAGTCCCAGGACATCAGCCACGGTTCCAATTTAGCTTTTTATTTAATCATCACTTTGGCGTCGACCTCCTCCATTCTTCTCGTGGTCctcattgtcctcattgtgagcATGTGCCACTCTGATAGAAGTCGATCTTCCTGCTGTGAATCTTCTGCTTCCTGCTGCAACTTAAGACGCTGGGATAGGAGAGACACGTACCCAAATTCCCATGTTTATCTTCAAACTGTACCTGATTACAAAGGAAGTCCTCATTTTGTTGAATTAGTTGGGAATGGGTCCCTCTCTCGAACGTACTCTTATAAAGTCCGTCCAGATCAGATATCAAATAAGAATGATTTCCTCTTTTTAGCCCCATATAATGCTGCAACTTTGCAAAATGATACTGGAAATACTGACACACttctggcagaatggagaagagagCTAACTGGTGAATGGAAAAATCTACCATGTGAGGTGAGTGGGAAGAATATGGTCTCTTACTTCTAGCTTCCTGTGTCAGTTTCCATGAAAAGCTTACCAGAATCATCTCGGAACTGTTCATAGTTCACAAGGGTAAGCAATAATGATAGGCAGACATAATAGAACATAGAAGTGAACAGAAATGGaaatgcagctgctggtttactaaGAAGCaaccaaagtactggagtaagccAGCCAGTCAGGCAGTGTCCCTGGAGACAATGTTCCCctgcgatcagtctgaagaaggttcctgaccccagctgtcgcctatctatgttctccagggatactgccatataggctgagttcctccagtattttctctctttccatatactccagagatgctgcctgacccgctgagttagtccagcactttgtgtcctatagaaaagtacagcataggaGCAGACCCTTCGATCCATAATGTATGTGACAGACATTATGCCAAGATAAACcattctcatctacctgcacattgtacataatcctccattccccgcataacctgcctatctaaaagcctctgaaacacaAATTGAATGCAACGTTGATTTAAATGGAAGACCATACTTGTTATTCCTTGCTTGGTGCAAAATTGGACTGCAAGTTGAATGCCAAGAAAACTTTGATTCAAAAGTAAGAGCTTACTTGTTATTCCTTGCCTAATGCTCTATTCACATTGCACTAAAACTACATTGGTGTGAAGACATGTTGCACCAAGACTACTTTTCCATTTTTGATGTACTCTGGGACATTCATTGATCAAACTGTCCAAGAGTTTGGCCATTTCGCTACTTACTTTCCAAGCTACTTCTTTGTATAAGATAAACTAAAAATGATAGCTGGGTCACTGGAATATTAAACCTTCCTTCAAATGTGACAAGTAAGGAGGAGGCATCATGATTTAATTCCTAAATTCCAAATTATCATAACCTAATAAagattaaaatagttatggagtgAACACTGGAAAATAAATATGATGAAATAATTCGAATTGTGGTTGGCCCAATAGTTTCCCTCTTGCTGTTTATCTTTGTGATTCATACAAGTGAGATCCAACAAATCTATATAATTTGAGAAGCCCCTAGAgaatttcaatggttcaatggtacgttATTGCCACAAAATTATGTTTTGCAGAGATCACACATGCAAGAGTCACCTTATTGTGGCACCATTTACAAAAAGTCTGAAGTTCAGTCCACTCGCCCGTTGTAAATTCATGCCAAAGTATCTTGTTTTAACATTCCTGCCCAGTACCAAatcaatgatttttttaaatgatttttaaCTCCCAGACACTTTATAAAACTATGACATGGCTTGAAAGATTTATTTAGGACTTTACAATTGCACTGTCAAAACATGTCTAATTCATCTTATAACCATGTCAGTGTAGAGGTCGCTCTTCTTGCCTTGAAATTCAATTTGGAGCCAGACAGTAAAAATAAGTTATGATGCTGCAACAATCAATACCATAGCTTGAAGTAGCTCAATCTTTTGTATGTTTGGAACCAATATAAGATCACTTGCATTGCTCCTTGTGGTCATGATATTATCTTCAACTGCTGTCTGCTTGTTTACCATCTGATAAATGGATAACCAATAAAGAAGTGGTTGCAAGGGCCTTAAATTCCTGTTCTTTTTAGAAAGATTGCATGCAAAATTAGTTAGTTGGCTTGTACATGTTTGAGCAACAGGGTCACCTGCTTTGCAATGGCTATTCCTTAATGCATATTAATATCTTGCAAAATTGTGGGGCTTCAATAGTAATATTAAGATTTAAATCTCTACCAAGCAATAAATACATAGTCAAATTGAACATGGCAATAGTGTACCTGGTTGTGGAAAAACACAGCAAAATCTTTCTGGCCTATGTTTCTTTCCTCTACCACAATAAATTCTAGATCCCACTCCTGCCCCATCGACATTTCAATGGATATTCAGGCATAAATGCTACAGTGCTCTTACAGCATTGCAGCTTTTCATCCAGTTCACTAAGTTTTTGTAAAGCAATTCAACAGGTGCTTTCAAAAGATATCCAAGGCTAGTAAACATTCACATCAAATTAAATGTGGCATGGACTTGGCACTTATTTTATATTTTGCATCAGTATTCACCAAGAAGAAGGGCACGGAGAATAGCAAGAGGTTATGCTGAGATTCTTGGGCATGTTTATATCAAGACGGAGGTGGTGTGTCTCTTCAAGAGCATCGGGGTGTTTGAGTCCCCAGGGCCTATTCTAGGTTattgaggggggaaagagaggaggttTCTGGTGCCTTAACAGAGATCATCATGTCCTCTATAGCTACAAGCAAGGTCTCAAAGAACTGGAGAATTGCCAATGTTATTCAATTATTTGAAAAGGGCAGtagaaacaaaacagaaaattatAGCCAGTGAAGGGAaattattggagaggattctttgagATAGGATCTTCTCTCACCTAGTAAAGCATAGAATTTTGGGGGTATTTGGAATATCAGTATTTGGAATTGTCAACATGGCTTTATGCCTGGGATTTATTTGTCTCATGATcatgttttttgaggaggtggcaAAGATATTGATGAAGGCAGAAGATGTTACATACATGGACTTTAGAAAGGTTTCAACAAGGTCCCTCATGGTCAACTGCACATGGCATCCAAGGAGATTGGATTGAACATTGAGTTGTACATGCGGGTATGCACTACAGAGGGTAGTAGTGGAGGGGTGTTACATTGACTTGGAATCTTGGATGTTCTGCAATGATTCGTGCTGGGACATTTGCTGTGtgcaataaatatatacaatttggaTGGATCTGTAAGAAGACTGATTAATAAGTCTGTAGATGACACAAAAACTTAACAATAATTGTGAATAGTGAGGCAGGTTGTCCAAGGATTCTGCCAGATATAGATCAATGGGcctgtgggcagagaaatgggagAATTTGGACAGGTATGAGGTTTTGCCCATTGAGAGGATACATTGAGGAGAAAgtgtacagtaaatggcaggaccaCTAAAGCACTGAATTACAGAGGGAATGTACGGTGCAAATCcgcagctccctgaaagtggctgcACACATAGATTGGATGAGAGGGAAGGTTTACAGCATACTTGGCAGCATTGAATGGTGTGTTGAATGAAATATTGGGGAGTTATGTTGCAGCTATACAAAACTTTGGTTTGGTCTCATTTGGCGTATTGTGTCTACATCTATTCGCTGCATTACAGGCAGGATGTGGAgagttgaaaagggtgcagaatagatttacgaggatgttgcctggattagagcatATTAGGCTGAAGAAGTTAgagaaacttgaattgttttctctgaagcatcATGGACTGAGGGGTGACTTGATAGAACAAATAACGTAATGAATGCAGATAGCGTAGATAGTCTGACTTTtttctccagggtggaaatgtcaaatacagaCAACATACTTTTCATGTGAGAGAAAGATATTTGAAAAGAGATTTACAAGGCATTTTTTTTGCTGGTAGTCGCCTGGAATACACTGCTAGTGGAAGTAATGGAAGACAGATgggtttatttttttattgtcacaAGCGATGCaggccaagggcctgttcctgtactgtagtgTTCTGTTTTCCACATACTTTGAGAAGAAGTAGAAATACCCTATTTCTCACTGGCAGGCGTATTAAGCAAATGGTTCATCACATAAAGAAGAAAGCAGCATGAAGGGTAAAATATCTGTTCAGATATATGAGAGCATGGCAGtagttgatttttttaaaactgggTTGTAGATCGTAAAAATGTTCCTCGTCCATCAGTTTTGGATTCATTAGTTAATTTTCAAAAACAATTTAGACTTGGAaagcaacattttaaaatctgtATCTAACTTGAATTGGATCAGCACAATTGTTGGTAATAGCTGTAGATTCAGGATGATTTAAATGAGAACAAGCATGATGTTGGTGGAATTCAATGCAAAGTAGATTGGAGAGATTTACTCTGAGGAAAccaatttagaaaaaaaaacatgttttactaCCTTGGGATGGTTGACGCTTGTTTGCAAGAGAGATTGGTTAGTGCAGAAAATATTACTGAGATAGAGTGAGAAACTGCACGAAAAAAACATCcaggttactccagtattttgtgtctatcttcaataaaaacatcaatacatgactacaatcaaaaccatacatgagtacaacaggttGTGCAAAAAGAAGGGAAACTGTGTAGAATCATGTTGCAGCAACAAGAGAAAGTTAAGATGAGAAAACCACAAGGCCTGTAATGCGGTCGATTGGTGGGTTGGGTATATATCCTTAGTTTGTGAGAgatccattcaagagtctgataacagtggaaagaagctgtccttgaatctggtggtccGTGCTTTAAAGCTTTTGCATCTCTGCCCGACGTGAGTGGGCAGAagagggaatgattgggttatGAGTAGTCTTTGATTATATGCTAACTTCTTTCCGAGGGaacatgaaatgtagatggaatgtgtaggaaggaattgcagatgctagtttataccgaagatagacacaaaatgttggagtaacacagcggattaggcagcatctctggagaaaaaggatgggtgacgctttgggtcggaacccttctattttactgaagataggcacaaagtgctggaggttgaAGAAtgtttccgacccaaaatgtcacctatctcttTTGTCCAGAaaagctgtctaacccgctgagttacttcagcactttgtatccatctttgaaatgtagatggagtcagtcgtGGGAATTGTGGGGGAATGCTGCTttacatgatagaaacatagaaaataggtgcaggggtaggccattcggtccttcgagccagcaccgccattcaatatgagcatggctgatcatccaatatcagaaccctgttcctgctttctccccatatcccttgattccgttaaccctaagagctatatcaaactctctcttgagtgaattggcctccaaggCCTTCTGTGGgatgacaatacaatacaataccaatacaatacagtctatttgtcatttgaacctcacatgaagttcaaacgaaatttggtgtctgcagtcatacaaggaaagaaccaagacacacaccaacacaatttacacaaacatccatcacagtgaatctccacctcactgtgatggaaggcaaagtcttgtctctcccctgctctccattcctctcctgaagtcaaagtcaaagcccccggtgggcgctagctAGTCCCACAGCcactaaagccgcgccgggcgatgtaaggccctgctccgggtcccgatgttggagcccccggcgggcgctagcaagtccgctgccatttaaagccgcgccgggcgagtgTGAGGCCCCGCTCCTGATGTatctgaaataaatattttacCTCATGAGAGACATTGCTGGATTAGAAAAAATGTTAATTCCATTGCTAAACTGGTTAACTAAAGGGTATATATGAAATTATGTCTAAAGGTTTTAGGTAAGGGGTGGGGAACAGGGACATAATTAAATTAAGGTGTTGTTATGTCTGAAAAACCACTGCACTCACCTTTGAGAGAAGGGCTCACCCATTAAACAAAAGGGATGGATGCACTTTGCATCTTGTTCCTTAGCTTTATGACAGGGGGTACTTGGCAGCGAAAACTCGTTTAGTAATGATGAAGCTGGGTCCatgaatgattttaaatgtgaGTCATCAAAACAAGGCTGTGGTGCCAAACTTAATGTCAAGCATagcacaaaatgttaaatggttcaGTGTTTCCATGATTTTATTTTGGTTTACATATTCTTCAATTATCACACAATGAATATGTACATACTAATGCAATCTTCGTGCAGTTTAAATTTTGAATATGGATAGGGccagcacggtgatgcagcggtagagttgctgccttacagcgccagagaaccgggtttgatactGGCTACgcctgctgtctgtatgaagtttgtaggttcttcccatgacctgcatgggttttctccgagtgctccggtttcctcccacactccacatatttgtaggttaattgacttggtaaaattgtaaattgtcctgagtgtgtgtgggatggtcttagtgtgcggggattgctggtcatgcggactcggtaggccaaagggcctctttccactctgtatctctaaactaaactaaactaagatcttaTTTTCATTCTTGTGTAAATGTAAGCTTTAAAATTTCATCCAAGACCAAGGGAAAAGAGTGTGTTGACCAATATGATattaacctattgtctatttaaggcTATGTTTAGTCAAACGGAGGTACAAAAATATATAATGACTTGATTGGAGAACCTTCTCAAATAAATTTCAGGAGCAAGTATTGTAGGCCATCTGTAGTTAAGGACTATTTGCAGTTTGAACTTGCTTTCATTGCTCAAACAATAATGATTAATTTCAGCCTCAGACAATGCCCTCAGACTGAAGCTGTGTGACATTTTCCAATTTActctaacagctaacattgtggctTTACTCCAGTTTCATTACTGTGAAATTATAGATTATTTTCTACTTGAAATTTATGCCAACTTTGAAGTACACAGTGTCTGCCAAAATCCATTTGTTTCCAAGACCTTTTCAGCGAACATTGATGGGAATATAGAGAAAATAAATCGTATTTAAATGGACTCTTCAGAGTTTCTGAAGAATTATTGTAGCCAAGTAATCATTTTAGATACAATGATTGTTATTATTGTCATCAAAGATGGTGGCGATTTTGTACACATATAAGGTCCCATCAATGGAAATCGATTTCAATGGCCAGCCAACCTGATATTGGTTAATTACGCACAATTATTACCAGAACAGCAGGAGAATGAGAAAATCTCAATATGAATAAGTGATCTTCTCTGTCGACTAAATGAGCTACAGGAGGACATATTGTAGCAGTCTATTAGAGGTGTAATGTAAGTCTGGATCAACAGTCATGTCTAGGTTTGATATtgaattcataatttatgtgtttaAGGCATGAGTGTTGCCAAGTGAGAATTTTGTTGCACCATTTGAGCCCAGATGCTCTTGACTAAAACCATACTAATGCAGTTTGAATCGCGCAGCTATATAGGCTTCATAGAAGCAGGACATTTGTCTCATCCATGGCTTAAATATACAATTACA
This region of Amblyraja radiata isolate CabotCenter1 chromosome 11, sAmbRad1.1.pri, whole genome shotgun sequence genomic DNA includes:
- the LOC116978584 gene encoding protocadherin beta-7-like isoform X1 encodes the protein MLTWSFIFLLCVCKDVSGQIRYSILEELERGAFVGNVAKDLDLDVKDFANRKPRIISEASERYFKVNLDNGDLCVNIKIDREKLCGQNSKCVLSNDIMLDNPVVLYSAEVEILDINDNAPRFSNEELRLEIVESVAPGTSFLLPSAHDPDVGTNSISTYHLNANQHFALEVKNSSDGSITAVLVLTKPLDREIQATHRLLLTAIDGGTPVRSGTAKIIINVLDVDDNWPVFDQAIYKAKLPENVPVGTVVIKLNATDLDEGPNGDINYSFSSSTPARVRDLFSLGAKTGEMRIKGRLDFEENSFYEINVEAKDSVHFSLCKVIVEISDVNDNSPELTLMSVTSPIQEDEPIATFVALMRVTDRDSAENGQTQCHISKGLPFNLKTSKKNTYTLLTSRKLDREVATQYTIDIVCTDTGTPPLSTNKTILIHISDVNDNPPRFTQASYTVYVPENSPAGSSIGSVSAFDPDQYRNSYVTYSILNSQIHNVPASAYVSINSDTGVIYSQRSFDYEEVKNFQVQVQARDSGSPALDSNVTVNVIILDQNDNAPQVIAPMTKNNSEIRLPRFADPGYLVTKVMAVDADSGQNARLSYQLLRATDSSLFTVAPSSGEIRTARPVTEKDDYIQKLVVAVKDNGHPPLSTTVTINLLITEDGGEILRDHTTQSQDISHGSNLAFYLIITLASTSSILLVVLIVLIVSMCHSDRSRSSCCESSASCCNLRRWDRRDTYPNSHVYLQTVPDYKGSPHFVELVGNGSLSRTYSYKVRPDQISNKNDFLFLAPYNAATLQNDTGNTDTLLAEWRRELTGEWKNLPCEVGQPNTDWHASEPHIVGKISSQCLEENLTQDDIKREFNRRHTAITSGADVDYIKASPDLEGGIPGWTPRFAPQNLETLEADDYQSNIYVGGSPVMLSGHQDKAIKQDRQHSASSTKKKKKRSKRSEKRESKSTMEEPQNE